A genomic window from Pocillopora verrucosa isolate sample1 chromosome 7, ASM3666991v2, whole genome shotgun sequence includes:
- the LOC136282182 gene encoding venom prothrombin activator oscutarin-C non-catalytic subunit-like, with translation MESKAIADKQISASSQWDHNEAAHNGRLHFKQSGDKAGAWVARTNDENQWLQIELINPYVKITRVATQGRNGQTTLNWVTSYNLTYSNDGVKFHIYKERGHVEAKNFVGNSDKDTVVYHDLFPPIRARYIRFRPTAWYRWITMRVELYGCLECQDPFGMENGVISDGQISASSELKAAHAANKARLKASEGTWLPLVNNADQWLQIDLLEKDTIVTRIATQGLNDPKKKKWVTSYNLQYSNDEINFHYYMEPAVKKAFDGNTNRYSIVYHDLNPSIVGRYVRFRPIDWNEEIAMRVELFGCSDLDECQEQKHNCHRMAHCNNTVGSFNCTCLQGFTGDGVSCFDINECKEELDDCAPEAKCSNRYGSFVCRCLSGYSGDGQFCNGTYNEAQTFGSP, from the exons ATGGAGAGCAAAGCCATCGCCGATAAGCAAATTAGTGCCTCTTCACAATGGGATCACAATGAAGCTGCTCATAATGGTAGACTTCACTTTAAACAATCAGGTGACAAAGCAGGGGCTTGGGTGGCTCGCACAAATGATGAAAACCAGTGGCTCCAGATAGAGCTGATTAATCCATACGTTAAAATAACAAGGGTTGCAACGCAAGGACGAAACGGCCAAACTACGTTGAACTGGGTGACCAGCTATAATCTAACTTACAGCAACGATGGAGTAAAGTTCCACATTTATAAAGAACGTGGACATGTGGAGGCGAAG AATTTCGTTGGAAACTCAGACAAAGACACTGTTGTGTACCATGACCTCTTTCCACCAATTAGAGCAAGATACATCCGTTTCCGACCGACAGCCTGGTATAGGTGGATAACAATGCGAGTAGAGCTGTACGGCTGTTTAG AATGTCAAGACCCTTTTGGTATGGAAAACGGTGTCATTTCTGACGGACAAATAAGTGCCTCTTCAGAACTGAAAGCAGCTCATGCGGCGAATAAGGCCAGACTGAAAGCTTCAGAGGGAACGTGGCTGCCTCTCGTGAACAATGCCGACCAATGGCTTCAGATTGATTTGCTAGAAAAAGATACCATCGTAACGAGAATTGCCACACAAGGACTGAATGATcccaagaagaaaaaatggGTTACTAGCTACAATCTACAATATAGTAACGACGAAATTAACTTCCATTATTACATGGAACCGGCAGTAAAAAAG GCTTTTGATGGAAATACTAACAGGTATTCAATAGTTTACCACGATTTAAATCCCTCCATCGTGGGACGTTACGTCCGATTTCGTCCAATTGACTGGAACGAGGAAATTGCCATGAGGGTGGAGCTGTTCGGTTGTTCAG ATTTGGATGAATGTCAAGAGCAGAAACACAATTGCCACCGCATGGCGCATTGTAACAATACTGTGGGCTCATTCAATTGCACTTGTCTTCAAGGATTTACAGGAGACGGTGTCAGCTGTTTTG ACATAAACGAGTGTAAGGAAGAACTGGATGACTGCGCTCCTGAGGCAAAGTGCTCTAATAGATATGGATCATTCGTATGTAGATGTTTATCTGGATACTCTGGAGATGGACAATTTTGCAATGGCACGTATAATGAAGCTCAAACCTTTGGTTCACCGTAA
- the LOC136282183 gene encoding polycystin-1-like protein 2: MTSTAVNATNMIIKKNSLQSESKYNLTLFVKSLEETYGFSTLLFETAGEPHSGYCTTSVSEGVSLETEFTFECFDWQDASLPLTYEFTLGEEPISYGTSPSSVSTVLPTGLPDKDFLLEVTIVIKNAVGVKPSSSLDSCVSSPEQVANKLKSFVVGEGNKLDEFLNKGELSQAVQLGISVIKSANEKSECGKELDPKDKALILSTLITKFTAITPENLEMSRLVMSVVSLAMGAEVDVSDNSNNDNLELTMRLTESTSNMMISTLNDPEEPFTPALELIATSVTGCLTNVLKSAAGSSQDRADLAATATSQEFVKKASEKLSSMSDAFFGRLVPSEDLVLKTPSLAISLKKVTADDAKGLSMGDGPSKFKLPSSLGNIGGGEINAKMQAVDFNPFTWDSSSKKIKSSVTSLELKSNSEGKLNVSNLDHDIEIVIPISNPPKNSSNSTQHYFLKPDRISFRSYYADLADVPVSLRLGLAMTGVEIEMRIKFGQRPTMMDFDHNFTFMFNSKCDKQTVFNTTCFTKDGSVKVTPSKPGFLYVGLWIKGSKNESQHSRQRRSCFDHRRERRSCVGVKDPPPKGVLKTMVPQYDPNTDINYTLTIIQSSCLYWSEETEKWTAKDCRVSQDSNTTHLVCLCNHLTSFGGNFIQAPNPIDFDKVFTEFLNLAESGNISVLVTIVCCFLLYFVVLIFARRSDKGDEDKICPPKLISVVKGGTYYYDMVISTGVWKHSATTANITISIKGDNNEQSQIPLREKGDTSQFFGRGSINGFVLVMAETIGTLKEITLEHDNLGDNPSWFVETVVIKDRQTEEMWVFPINRWLALEKGDGQIEVTVDSTTYSTFSAQVRSRFARKISDSHLWMSVFGKACSSTFTRVQRASCCLSVLFSAMIANAMFYNIGGESDGAIQVGPFKFSWKQIVIGVQSGIIIAPINIIIAFLFKSSRPRKKRSEKYQVTDEAQRLLDEITDTGCMLPHFFVYVGWLLCFCTTMAAATFTLFYSLMWGKETSEQWLASILISNGQDIFVVQPTKVMVAVIVISFLLIRKNKMQYKEEKEEITIDPLAIEIDFLSDDPKQRFKKCQREKMRERSKKEAQLTTMTRDIILHLIFVFLLAIVSYGNKNGNRFLMTTETRNRFTKFNVVSDAQRFEAWLRNEFLSNIYNQVWYNGLEEKNDLYIENKMSILVGMPWLRQLRTRKGSCASHPKIVSTCYHDYSSDREDTTFLSLPGWRPLPFNSSWPNALEMCPKPWRYQSAAELRNHPIQAAYNSYEGGGYAAVMGYDETTAQGVLDETIGLGWLDRQTRVVILEFAVFNINTNLISVATYFYEAIATGAAYTTRRIETLELYSTESGALMFFLIGQFLFMAMVLFYFIVMLVHLYQQRLGFFKSVWNMVDFFMIIFSVASVAFYMIRAKSVLNTIKSIQANPYEIVHFHTALNWLNLENASIAIAVFMVTVKLLNLIRFNPHVIYLFSSFRQSIGYQLSYVLFFLIVFNAFVVTGMQLFGGVVLEYSSYLNAVMSQFEFLLGKAVPMDALRRDKPFIGPTFAFLFCISTTIFLMNMLVSVLNESYGDAKTNAEENAKELEMARFIEERLMDIFHEGSNRTEFKLFCDETTFANMCLSEAEPFCLNSESIIQCTEERMLKIEKRLIVLARRTECMEADYLKEENDLIDLLLSMMNSLVRDSEKKAKDRP, from the exons ATGACTTCAACTGCTGTAAATGCTACTAATATGATTATCAAGAAGAATTCATTGCAATCTGAATCAAAATACAATTTAACGTTATTTGTGAAATCTCTGGAGGAGACATACGGGTTTTCTACGCTCCTCTTTGAAACTGCAGGGGAGCCGCACAGTGGTTACTGCACGACGTCAGTCTCTGAAGGCGTTTCACTGGAGACTGAGTTTACTTTCGAGTGCTTCGATTGGCAGGATGCAAGCTTACCGCTCACTTATGAATTTACCCTTGGAGAGGAGCCTATATCTTATGGCACATCACCCTCGTCTGTATCGACAGTGTTACCGACAGGATTACCGGACAAAGATTTCCTGCTAGAAGTCACTATTGTTATCAAAAATGCAGTTGGG GTAAAGCCATCATCAAGCCTTGATTCATGTGTTTCGTCACCCGAGCAAgttgcaaacaagttaaaaagttttgtaGTAGGGGAAGGTAACAAGCTGGATGAATTTCTCAACAAAGGTGAACTTAGCCAAGCTGTTCAACTCGGTATATCTGTCATCaagtctgcaaatgaaaaaagcGAATGTGGAAAAGAACTGGACCCTAAAGACAAAGCTTTG aTCTTAAGCACATTAATTACGAAGTTTACAGCCATAACACCAGAGAATCTTGAAATGTCTCGTCTGGTTATGTCCGTGGTGAGCTTAGCTATGGGAGCTGAGGTTGACGTCAGCGATAACAGCAACAATGACAACCTG gAGTTGACGATGCGATTGACCGAGAGTACCTCAAATATGATGATTTCTACCCTTAACGATCCAGAAGAGCCTTTTACACCAGCGTTGGAACTAATAGCTACAAGTGTTACAGGCTGTCTAACCAATGTTTTGAAGTCTGCTGCAGGCTCGAGTCAAGATAGAGCAGATTTGGCAGCTACCGCAACATCTCAAGAG TTTGTGAAAAAGGCCTCCGAAAAACTGAGCAGCATGAGTGATGCATTTTTTGGCCGTTTGGTGCCATCAGAAGATCTGGTCCTAAAAACTCCGAGCTTGGCAATATCGTTGAAAAAGGTCACAGCCGATGATGCCAAAGGACTCAGCATGGGAGATGGACCAAGCAAATTCAAGCTACCCAGCAGCCTTGGAAATATAGGTGGTGGAGAGATAAATGCAAAG ATGCAAGCTGTTGATTTCAATCCTTTTACATGGGACAGTAgcagcaagaaaatcaaatctaGCGTCACGAGTCTCGAGCTTAAGAGTAACAGTGAAGGAAAGCTAAATGTGTCAAATCTTGATCATGACATCGAGATCGTCATTCCGATTTCCAATCCACCAAAGAACTCCAGCAACTCAACACAACATTATTTCCTGAAGCCTGACCGCATATCATTCCGAAGTTATTACGCAGACCTGGCGGACGTCCCTGTCTCTTTAAGATTGGGTTTGGCCATGACAGGAGTGGAAATTGAAATGCGAATTAAATTTGGACAACGACCAACGATGATGGACTTCGACCACAACTTTACTTTTATGTTTAATTCTAAATGTGacaaacaaacagtttttaatACAACCTGCTTTACCAAAGATGGGTCTGTTAAAGTGACGCCTTCTAAGCCTGGTTTTCTCTACGTGGGCTTGTGGATTAAAGGCTCTAAGAATGAAAGTCAACATTCTAGGCAAAGAAGGTCATGTTTTGATCATCGTCGCGAACGACGGTCATGTGTCGGCGTTAAAGATCCACCACCGAAAGGAGTCCTTAAAACCATGGTTCCGCAATATGACCCAAATACAGACATTAACTACACTTTAACCATTATCCAGTCAAGCTGTTTGTATTGGTCAGAGGAAACAGAAAAGTGGACTGCGAAAGATTGCAGg GTCAGTCAAGATTCAAACACTACGCATCTGGTATGCCTGTGCAATCATTTGACATCTTTTGGTGGAAACTTCATCCAAGCACCGAATCCAATTGACTTCGACAAAGTTTTTACTGAGTTTTTAAAccttgctgaaagtggcaatatCTCAGTACTTGTGACAATTGTCTGTTGTTTCCTTTTGTACTTCGTGGTATTGATCTTTGCAAGAAGGTCCGATAAGGGAGATGAAGACAAA ATTTGCCCTCCTAAATTGATATCAGTTGTTAAGGGAGGAACATATTACTACGATATGGTTATAAGCACTGGTGTGTGGAAACATTCAGCAACAACAGCTAACATAACCATTAGTATCAAGGGCGACAACAACGAGCAGAGTCAAATTCCATTGCGAGAGAAAGGGGATACGAGCCAGTTTTTCGGTCGAGGGAGTATCAATGGCTTTGTTCTGGTGATGGCTGAGACCATTGgcacattaaaagaaattactttggAGCACGATAATTTGGGTGATAATCCGTCTTGGTTTGTGGAGACTGTAGTCATTAAAGACCGGCAGACGGAAGAAATGTGGGTGTTCCCCATTAATAGATGGCTTGCGTTGGAGAAAGGCGACGGTCAAATAGAGGTTACTGTGGACAGCACAACTTACTCTACCTTCTCGGCTCAGGTTCGTTCGCGCTTTGCTCGAAAAATTTCCGACAGTCACCTGTGGATGTCAGTGTTTGGAAAAGCATGCAGCAGCACCTTCACACGTGTGCAAAGAGCTTCATGTTgtctttcagttttgtttagTGCAATGATAGCTAATGCCATGTTCTATAACATTGGTGGCGAATCCGATGGTGCTATTCAGGTTGGgccttttaagttttcttggaaACAGATAGTCATCGGAGTACAAAGTGGCATTATCATTGCACCTATAAACATAATAATTGCTTTCCTCTTTAAGTCTAGCAGACCGAGGAAgaaaaggagtgaaaaatacCAAGTGACAGACGAGGCCCAACGACTTTTGGATGAAATAACAGACACTGGTTGTATGCTACCTCATTTCTTTGTCTATGTAGGCTGGTTACTCTGCTTCTGTACGACTATGGCGGCCGCAACGTTTACGCTGTTTTACAGTCTAATGTGGGGAAAGGAAACCTCTGAGCAGTGGCTTGCTTCCATCTTGATCTCCAATGGACAAGATATTTTCGTTGTACAACCCACGAAGGTAATGGTAGCAGTCATCGTTATATCCTTTCTCCTGATCAGAAAGAATAAAATGCAatataaagaagaaaaagaggaaattacAATCGATCCACTAGCAATTGAAATAGACTTTTTAAGTGATGATCCCAAACAGCGATTTAAGAAATGTCAGCGTGAAAAGATGAGGGAGAGGTCTAAAAAAGAAGCTCAGTTAACAACCATGACAAGAGACATTATCCTTCATCTGATATTTGTGTTTCTTCTGGCCATCGTTTCTTATGGAAACAAGAATGGAAATCGTTTCCTGATGACAACTGAGACGAGAAATCGATTCACTAAATTCAATGTG gtatcTGATGCACAAAGATTTGAAGCCTGGTTAAGGAACGAGTTCCTATCAAACATTTATAATCAGGTGTGGTATAATggacttgaagaaaaaaacgaCCTATACATCGAAAACAAGATGTCCATACTAGTAGGAATGCCTTGGTTGCGACAGCTCAGAACTAGAAAAG GTTCCTGCGCATCCCATCCTAAAATCGTCTCAACTTGCTATCACGACTACTCCTCAGATAGGGAGGACACTACTTTCCTAAGCCTTCCCGGCTGGAGGCCTCTTCCCTTCAACTCATCGTGGCCAAATGCTTTAGAAATGTGCCCAAAACCTTGGCGATACCAATCAGCAGCAGAACTTCGCAACCATCCTATCCAGGCggcatacaattcatatgaagGGGGTGGTTATGCAGCTGTTATGGGATATGACGAAACCACTGCACAAGGTGTCCTCGACGAAACTATTGGCCTTGGTTGGCTTGATCGCCAGACTCGAGTTGTAATTCTAGAGTTTGCCgttttcaatatcaatacaaacttGATTAGCGTTGCAACATACTTTTACGAGGCCATAGCTACTGGTGCAGCCTACACTACAAGAAGAATTGAAACACTGGAGTTGTACAGCACTGAGTCAGGagctttgatgtttttcttaattgGCCAGTTTCTGTTCATGGCAATGGTCCTCTTTTACTTCATAGTTATGTTAGTTCACCTTTATCAACAACGCTTAGGTTTCTTCAAGTCTGTTTGGAACATGGTGGATTTCtttatgattattttctctgtagcCTCTGTAGCATTTTACATGATCAGAGCTAAAAGCGTTTTGAACACTATCAAATCTATTCAAGCCAATCCATATGAAATCGTGCATTTCCACACAGCCTTAAATTGGCTTAACCTAGAAAATGCGTCTATTGCTATAGCTGTTTTTATGGTAACAGTCAAGCTACTAAATCTTATTCGTTTTAACCCACACGTAATATacttgttttcatcttttcgGCAATCAATAGGCTATCAACTCTCGTATGTGCTCTTTTTTCTGATCGTGTTCAATGCATTTGTTGTAACGGGTATGCAACTTTTTGGTGGAGTAGTATTAGAGTATTCTAGTTACCTCAACGCAGTCATGTCTCAATTCGAATTCCTGTTAGGAAAAGCAGTCCCAATGGACGCTCTTCGAAGGGACAAACCCTTCATTGGTCCGACGtttgcgtttttgttttgtatatcCACAACTATATTTCTTATGAATATGCTTGTTTCTGTCCTCAATGAATCATACGGTGACGCAAAAACAAACGCAgaggaaaatgcaaaagagcttgaaatggcACGTTTTATTGAGGAGCGTTTAATGGACATTTTCCACGAGGGAAGTAATCGGACTGAGTTTAAGTTGTTTTGCGATGAGACAACATTCGCCAACATGTGCCTTTCTGAAGCAGAGccattttgtttaaattctGAAAGTATTATCCAATGTACAGAGGAGCGAAtgctaaaaattgaaaaaagactAATTGTCCTCGCTCGTCGAACAGAATGCATGGAGGCTGATtatttgaaagaggaaaatgacttAATTGACCTCTTGTTATCAATGATGAATTCTTTGGTGCGTGAttcggaaaaaaaagcaaaagatcgTCCCTAA